One Pararhizobium sp. IMCC3301 DNA segment encodes these proteins:
- a CDS encoding ABC transporter permease subunit codes for MLILIFGGFILTAHNSLSEQGITSGFGFLERGTGWDMGFAFLPTSISDPYWYTLLMGFLNTVIVGYVAMAFATFIGVGLAGMRISSNPVLNMTALIYVDLIRNIPPILQVLAWYGLFSTFPAPRQAFQFGESVFISARGVYMPALNISGYATVAIAVIIMVAIGLTLWVGFGKRFTFVSVLRKTAFAGQIVAGAAALIALHCIAFRIPDTGLLSFPELKGFNFRGGMSLTPELLTILVATMIYGSAYVAEIVRGGILSVDPGKVEAGRALGMSSWMIFSRIQLPITVQNILPMMTNLYVWLIKATTLGIAVGFSDMFAVSVSSINQSGQTIEFILILAASFWILNNGLVWILNGFGARIHRKQAR; via the coding sequence GTGCTGATTCTGATCTTTGGTGGCTTCATCCTGACTGCGCATAACAGTTTGAGCGAGCAGGGCATCACTTCGGGCTTCGGGTTTCTGGAACGAGGAACCGGGTGGGACATGGGCTTTGCCTTTCTGCCGACCTCAATAAGTGATCCGTACTGGTATACGCTGCTTATGGGATTTTTGAACACAGTCATCGTGGGCTATGTCGCGATGGCATTCGCAACCTTCATCGGCGTCGGATTGGCAGGAATGAGGATCTCCAGCAATCCTGTGCTGAACATGACTGCTCTCATCTATGTGGATCTGATCCGCAATATTCCCCCGATCCTTCAGGTTCTTGCTTGGTATGGTCTCTTCTCTACATTCCCAGCGCCCCGGCAAGCGTTTCAGTTTGGAGAGAGCGTGTTCATATCCGCTCGCGGTGTTTATATGCCCGCGCTAAATATTTCGGGCTATGCGACGGTCGCCATTGCCGTCATCATCATGGTGGCCATCGGCCTCACTCTCTGGGTAGGCTTTGGCAAGCGTTTCACATTTGTCAGTGTGCTCCGCAAAACGGCGTTTGCTGGTCAGATCGTTGCCGGCGCAGCTGCGCTTATCGCTCTGCACTGCATCGCGTTCCGCATCCCCGACACCGGGCTTTTGTCTTTTCCGGAGCTCAAAGGTTTCAACTTCCGCGGTGGCATGAGCCTCACGCCGGAGCTGTTGACAATCCTTGTTGCGACGATGATCTACGGCTCCGCCTATGTCGCCGAGATCGTGCGCGGCGGCATCCTGTCGGTCGATCCCGGTAAAGTCGAAGCTGGTCGCGCATTGGGGATGAGCAGCTGGATGATCTTTTCACGAATCCAGCTGCCCATCACCGTTCAAAACATTCTACCCATGATGACCAATCTTTACGTCTGGCTGATCAAAGCTACGACGCTTGGTATTGCGGTTGGGTTTTCAGACATGTTTGCGGTGTCTGTCTCATCGATCAATCAGTCAGGTCAGACGATTGAGTTTATTCTTATTCTGGCAGCATCCTTCTGGATCCTGAACAACGGGCTTGTGTGGATATTGAATGGTTTCGGTGCACGCATACACCGCAAACAGGCAAGGTAG
- a CDS encoding amino acid ABC transporter permease, whose product MVSVHAYTANRQGRFMTEVAQTLWNNPPNEDGLFARIVSYSRKHPVLTILSVLLILVVLRTLYGIFDWAVLRGVINSPDSQLCRVEGAGACWAVIQERWRIIIYGLYPYDQQWRSSVACLIILVTGVLSCMPVFWRFSRIAPLWILGFGGFTILMSGGIFGLQSIPVRQWGGLSLTFFVFSCVTILTMPTSILLVLLRQSSLPLVSHSVQVIIDFVRSLPLLVVLFVAAVVLPFGLPDFLIGEKLFRVIAGFTLYVSCYQAEILRGGILSLPSGQDEAAKALGLGYWHRVSRIILPQAFKVTLPSTINQIVIIFLETPLIVIIGFFEVLASGSAAFGTAEWGIASKEVYIFIGVIFFVFSLSLSRYGAYLETRLSKRDRT is encoded by the coding sequence ATGGTTTCGGTGCACGCATACACCGCAAACAGGCAAGGTAGGTTCATGACAGAGGTTGCCCAAACTCTTTGGAATAACCCGCCAAATGAAGACGGGCTTTTTGCGCGGATCGTTTCCTACAGCCGCAAGCATCCCGTCTTGACCATTCTTTCGGTGCTGCTGATCCTGGTCGTACTGCGCACACTCTACGGAATTTTCGACTGGGCGGTATTGCGCGGCGTCATCAACTCACCTGACTCTCAGCTTTGCCGTGTCGAAGGGGCAGGGGCGTGCTGGGCCGTCATCCAAGAGCGCTGGCGCATCATCATCTACGGACTTTACCCCTACGATCAACAGTGGCGTTCGTCCGTCGCCTGTTTGATCATCCTGGTGACAGGGGTATTGTCCTGCATGCCCGTGTTCTGGCGGTTTTCGCGCATAGCGCCACTTTGGATCTTGGGCTTTGGCGGGTTTACCATATTGATGAGCGGAGGTATTTTCGGCCTTCAGTCTATCCCGGTCCGCCAGTGGGGCGGGTTGTCCCTGACGTTTTTCGTGTTCTCCTGCGTGACGATCCTGACAATGCCCACCTCGATTCTGCTGGTACTTTTACGCCAATCGAGCCTGCCTTTGGTTTCGCACTCGGTTCAGGTGATCATCGACTTTGTTCGCTCGCTTCCGCTGCTGGTCGTGCTGTTCGTTGCGGCGGTTGTATTGCCTTTTGGCTTGCCGGACTTCCTGATCGGCGAGAAACTGTTTCGGGTGATCGCAGGCTTCACGCTCTATGTAAGCTGCTATCAGGCGGAGATTCTGCGCGGCGGTATTCTAAGCCTCCCATCTGGTCAGGACGAAGCGGCGAAAGCCCTGGGTCTGGGATACTGGCACCGGGTCAGCCGGATCATTCTCCCGCAGGCGTTCAAAGTGACCTTACCCTCAACCATCAATCAAATCGTCATCATCTTCCTTGAAACACCACTTATCGTCATCATTGGATTTTTCGAAGTCCTGGCTTCGGGAAGTGCCGCCTTTGGCACGGCCGAATGGGGAATCGCTTCCAAGGAAGTCTATATTTTCATCGGCGTCATCTTCTTCGTTTTCTCACTCAGCCTGTCCCGATATGGCGCGTATCTCGAAACGCGCCTCAGCAAACGCGATCGGACGTAA
- a CDS encoding amino acid ABC transporter ATP-binding protein, with product MPIDSQLAVSIEHLNKYYGCYHALRDINLGVREGERIVICGPSGSGKSSLIRCVNQLEEHQNGNIEIFGTQINAQLPNIDAMRRLTGMVFQNFNLFPHMTVLENCILSPVLVNKTDRGTAEEIAREYLAKVHIPDQANKYPAQLSGGQQQRAAIARALCMKPRIMLFDEPTSALDPEMISEVLDVMVEVATEGMTMLCVTHEMAFARKVADRVIFMDAGEIVEESEPQAFFDAPQTDRARKFLDQVLQH from the coding sequence ATGCCAATAGACAGTCAACTCGCGGTTTCCATCGAACACCTTAATAAATACTATGGCTGCTATCATGCGCTGCGTGACATTAACCTCGGTGTTCGTGAAGGGGAGCGGATTGTCATCTGCGGTCCTTCGGGATCAGGTAAATCGTCGCTTATCCGATGCGTCAACCAGCTGGAAGAGCATCAGAACGGCAACATTGAAATATTCGGAACACAAATCAATGCGCAATTGCCCAATATTGACGCGATGCGGCGGCTCACAGGTATGGTGTTCCAGAACTTCAATCTGTTTCCCCACATGACTGTGTTGGAGAATTGCATTTTGTCTCCTGTTCTTGTGAACAAGACAGATCGCGGCACGGCCGAAGAGATTGCCCGTGAATATCTCGCCAAGGTTCATATCCCCGATCAGGCCAATAAGTATCCCGCGCAGCTGTCTGGCGGGCAGCAACAACGAGCCGCGATTGCGCGTGCGCTTTGCATGAAACCTCGAATCATGCTCTTCGACGAGCCCACCTCTGCTCTTGACCCTGAGATGATTTCTGAAGTGCTGGATGTGATGGTCGAAGTGGCCACCGAAGGGATGACCATGCTTTGTGTAACGCATGAGATGGCCTTTGCCCGAAAAGTTGCGGACCGCGTAATTTTTATGGATGCAGGTGAGATTGTGGAAGAAAGCGAACCACAGGCCTTTTTTGACGCGCCGCAGACGGATCGCGCGCGCAAATTCCTCGATCAAGTCCTTCAACATTAA
- a CDS encoding proline racemase family protein, whose protein sequence is MRWKRTLQLVDVHCGGEVGRVVMSGVLDVPGATMATKLDHINTVDDSLRRLLTLEPRSGPAGGVVLLVPSTRPDADVGLIVLLADAAHAMSGSNAMCATTALLETGTIKMTEPETQVVFDTAAGLVTAIAKCRDGRVEQVSIDMPPSFVERTAVQLDVSDLGSIALDICFGGVFYAIVDAGEIGLDIVPENARALATAGVKIRNALAVEIPVQHPSIPELNSISYAMFIKKAENGVITTCTTLRPGRADRSACGTGSAALIAREFSQNHLAIGDTLVTRSIIGSCFSSTITGTEQIGPFSAVRSRLTGQCWLFGFSQIGLDPTDPFPTGFTLSDTWGESL, encoded by the coding sequence ATGCGGTGGAAACGCACGTTACAATTGGTCGATGTTCATTGCGGCGGCGAAGTCGGTCGTGTTGTGATGTCTGGTGTCCTCGATGTGCCCGGTGCCACCATGGCGACCAAACTGGATCATATCAACACCGTGGACGACAGTCTGCGGCGCCTGCTGACGCTTGAGCCGCGCAGCGGGCCTGCCGGAGGGGTTGTTCTGCTTGTCCCCTCGACCAGACCTGATGCGGATGTCGGGTTGATTGTTTTGCTTGCAGACGCGGCCCATGCCATGTCCGGCTCCAACGCAATGTGCGCTACGACTGCATTGTTGGAAACGGGCACAATAAAGATGACAGAGCCGGAGACACAGGTCGTCTTTGACACCGCGGCGGGGCTGGTGACAGCCATTGCGAAATGTCGGGATGGCAGGGTCGAACAAGTCAGCATCGACATGCCACCATCCTTTGTTGAACGCACAGCCGTTCAACTTGACGTATCGGATCTAGGCAGCATAGCGCTCGACATCTGTTTTGGGGGCGTTTTCTACGCGATCGTCGACGCAGGGGAAATCGGACTGGATATCGTGCCGGAAAACGCCCGCGCGCTAGCGACCGCTGGCGTAAAAATCCGCAACGCTTTAGCCGTCGAAATTCCCGTCCAGCATCCGTCGATTCCTGAACTCAATTCTATCTCATATGCGATGTTCATTAAGAAAGCCGAAAACGGGGTCATTACGACATGCACCACGTTGCGACCGGGCCGCGCAGACCGCTCTGCCTGTGGGACAGGAAGCGCGGCTCTGATTGCGCGAGAATTTTCGCAAAATCACTTGGCGATTGGAGACACTTTGGTGACCAGGTCTATTATTGGTAGTTGCTTTAGTTCGACTATCACCGGGACAGAGCAAATTGGCCCTTTTTCTGCAGTTCGATCTCGCTTGACGGGACAATGCTGGCTGTTTGGTTTTAGCCAAATTGGGCTTGATCCGACAGACCCTTTTCCGACGGGTTTTACCCTTTCCGATACCTGGGGAGAGTCCCTATGA
- a CDS encoding IS5 family transposase (programmed frameshift) yields MSDLFWLSDHQFARMRPYFPLAHGAPRVDDRRVISGIIFVIKNGLRWRDAPAEYGPHKTLYNRFVRWSRLGVFDRIFSALSAEDGEPETLMIDATHLKAHRTACGLLKKGMLPRHIGRTKGGLNSKLHAVVNGEGKPIIMALTAGQVSDHIGAKIIYPELPDAKVMIADKGYDSDEYRAALKAKGISSCIPPRKGRNNPATFCKRQYKQRHKVENMFGRLKDWRRIATRYDRGADIFMAAITIAAIVIWWI; encoded by the exons ATGTCTGATTTGTTTTGGTTGTCTGATCATCAGTTCGCTCGGATGCGCCCATATTTCCCCCTAGCCCATGGCGCACCCCGTGTGGATGATCGGCGAGTGATTTCGGGGATTATCTTTGTCATCAAAAATGGCCTTCGGTGGCGCGATGCACCTGCCGAATATGGCCCGCATAAGACGCTGTATAATCGCTTCGTTCGGTGGAGCCGATTGGGTGTTTTTGATCGTATCTTCAGTGCTTTGTCGGCTGAAGACGGAGAACCTGAAACCTTGATGATTGATGCGACCCACCTGAAAGCACACCGCACAGCCTGCGGTCTTTTAAAAAAAGGGATGT TACCCCGTCATATCGGGCGCACGAAGGGCGGCCTGAACTCTAAACTGCATGCAGTAGTCAATGGTGAGGGGAAACCGATCATCATGGCACTCACAGCAGGCCAGGTATCTGATCACATCGGAGCCAAAATCATCTACCCTGAACTGCCAGATGCCAAAGTCATGATCGCTGATAAGGGTTATGACAGCGATGAATATCGTGCAGCACTCAAGGCTAAAGGTATTTCTTCATGTATCCCACCACGCAAGGGCCGAAACAACCCTGCGACATTCTGCAAACGCCAATACAAACAGCGTCATAAGGTCGAAAACATGTTCGGCAGGCTCAAAGACTGGCGGCGCATAGCAACCCGTTATGACAGAGGCGCAGACATTTTCATGGCTGCAATCACTATCGCAGCAATCGTCATATGGTGGATTTAA
- a CDS encoding IS701 family transposase has product MTYGSIETTLELWASSLRDVKARMRGLFTQERVAASAGLFLDGLLGDERRKTGWMRAEAAGDPGPWRQQAILGRGRWEADALRDIVRDYVVESLGTEDAVLVIDETGFLKQGKGSCGVGRQYTGSAGKITNCQIGVFAAYVSQHGHAFIDRALYLPKSWTGDPSRLTKAHVPTTIGFATKPALALTMIERAIAADAPFAWVAADSVYGVGDIEQALRRAGKGYVLGVNSNHHFGSWVGKPAVAGTAAEIAQDLDPSAWQRLSAGHGTKGARLHDWAYLELADLDAAEYDESRPGLWTRGLLIRRHIFNGDLAFFTTWCPAETGIDRLISVEGHRWAIEDSFETAKNELGLDHNETRSWHGWNRHVSLVMLAFAMMAAIRHKANQKTPPKRMRTQAPH; this is encoded by the coding sequence ATGACGTATGGATCGATTGAGACGACGCTGGAGCTTTGGGCGTCGTCGTTGCGCGATGTGAAGGCACGAATGCGTGGATTGTTCACGCAGGAGCGCGTGGCAGCATCGGCAGGGTTGTTTCTGGACGGGTTGCTGGGCGACGAGCGGCGCAAGACGGGCTGGATGCGCGCCGAAGCGGCGGGTGATCCGGGACCGTGGCGACAGCAGGCCATCCTTGGCCGGGGCCGGTGGGAGGCCGACGCATTGCGCGATATCGTGCGCGACTATGTCGTGGAATCGCTCGGTACCGAGGATGCGGTGCTTGTCATCGATGAGACTGGCTTCCTCAAGCAGGGCAAGGGATCGTGTGGCGTTGGGCGTCAATACACCGGCTCTGCGGGCAAGATCACCAATTGCCAGATCGGCGTCTTTGCCGCTTACGTCTCGCAACACGGCCATGCCTTCATCGACCGGGCGCTGTACCTGCCGAAGAGTTGGACTGGTGATCCAAGCCGATTGACCAAAGCGCATGTTCCAACGACGATTGGCTTCGCGACCAAGCCCGCGCTGGCGCTCACCATGATCGAGCGTGCAATCGCGGCAGATGCACCGTTCGCATGGGTTGCCGCCGACAGCGTCTACGGCGTCGGCGATATCGAGCAGGCGCTGCGTCGTGCCGGCAAAGGTTATGTGCTGGGGGTGAACTCCAACCATCACTTCGGCTCGTGGGTTGGCAAGCCTGCGGTTGCGGGCACTGCAGCAGAGATCGCGCAGGATCTCGATCCTTCCGCATGGCAACGTCTCTCGGCGGGCCACGGCACCAAGGGGGCGAGGCTGCACGACTGGGCGTATCTCGAACTCGCCGACCTTGACGCGGCCGAGTACGACGAGAGCCGCCCAGGTTTATGGACACGAGGCCTGCTGATCCGGCGCCATATCTTCAATGGCGACCTGGCGTTCTTCACGACCTGGTGCCCGGCGGAAACGGGCATCGACAGGCTCATCAGCGTCGAAGGTCACCGCTGGGCAATCGAGGACAGCTTTGAAACGGCCAAGAATGAACTCGGGCTTGATCATAACGAAACCCGCTCGTGGCATGGCTGGAACCGCCACGTCTCTCTCGTTATGCTTGCCTTCGCGATGATGGCTGCCATCCGCCATAAGGCGAACCAGAAAACGCCCCCAAAAAGAATGCGCACGCAGGCCCCACACTGA
- a CDS encoding IS701 family transposase, producing the protein MTGTSIEATLELWASCLRDVKARMRPLFSQDRVAASAGAFLDGLLGDERRKTGWMRAEAAGDPGPWRQQAILGRGHWDADGLRDIVRDYALESLADADAVLVIDETGFLKQGKASCGVGRQYTGSAGKITNCQIGDFAAYVSRHGHCFIDRALYLPKAWTDNADRMAAAHVPSQVGFATKPSIAVAMIERALAAGVPFSWAAADSVYGVGDIETALRRAGKGYVLGVNANHLFNSWAKPQPVGGTAKDIAQALSETAWQRLSAGNGTKGARLHDWAYLELADLDADEYDERRSGLWTQGLLIRRNIADGDLAYFSTWCPAATPIETLVKVEGRRWAIEDSFETAKNALGLDHNETRSWHGWHRHVSLVMLAFAMMATIRHCANTGPPPKTIRAIKGKIRN; encoded by the coding sequence ATGACGGGTACATCGATAGAGGCGACGCTTGAGCTTTGGGCGTCTTGCTTGCGGGATGTAAAAGCGCGCATGCGTCCGCTTTTCAGTCAGGACCGGGTAGCAGCTTCGGCCGGCGCGTTTCTGGACGGTCTGCTTGGCGATGAGCGGCGCAAGACCGGCTGGATGCGGGCGGAGGCTGCGGGCGATCCGGGTCCTTGGCGTCAGCAAGCCATTTTGGGCCGCGGCCACTGGGATGCTGACGGTCTGCGCGACATCGTCCGGGATTACGCGCTTGAGAGCTTGGCCGACGCGGACGCGGTTCTGGTCATTGACGAGACCGGGTTCTTGAAGCAGGGCAAGGCCTCCTGCGGTGTTGGTCGTCAGTACACGGGATCGGCGGGCAAGATCACCAACTGCCAGATCGGGGACTTTGCCGCCTATGTCTCGCGTCATGGTCATTGCTTCATCGACCGGGCGCTTTATCTGCCGAAGGCATGGACGGATAATGCGGACCGTATGGCTGCGGCCCATGTGCCCTCGCAGGTTGGCTTTGCGACCAAACCCTCGATCGCCGTGGCAATGATCGAGCGGGCGCTTGCCGCGGGCGTGCCATTCAGTTGGGCGGCGGCGGACAGTGTTTACGGCGTCGGCGATATCGAAACCGCACTACGGCGTGCCGGCAAAGGCTACGTGCTCGGGGTGAACGCCAACCATCTCTTCAATTCATGGGCAAAGCCTCAGCCTGTCGGTGGAACCGCAAAGGACATTGCACAGGCCCTCAGTGAGACGGCATGGCAACGCCTGTCGGCAGGGAACGGCACAAAAGGCGCACGTTTGCATGACTGGGCCTATCTCGAACTGGCTGACCTTGACGCGGATGAATACGATGAACGCCGGTCTGGCTTATGGACACAGGGCCTTTTGATCCGCAGAAACATCGCCGATGGCGATCTGGCCTACTTTTCCACATGGTGTCCGGCGGCAACACCCATCGAAACATTGGTGAAGGTGGAGGGTCGTCGCTGGGCGATCGAGGACAGCTTCGAAACCGCCAAGAACGCGCTTGGCCTTGACCACAACGAAACCCGCTCTTGGCACGGCTGGCACCGTCACGTCTCGCTGGTCATGCTTGCCTTCGCTATGATGGCGACAATCCGCCATTGCGCAAACACCGGGCCGCCCCCTAAAACGATCCGCGCCATAAAGGGCAAAATCCGCAACTGA
- a CDS encoding LacI family DNA-binding transcriptional regulator: protein MSKITLRIIAEQTGLSKFAVSRALSGKPGVSETTRARVIEAATNLGYNRPTRNTFIIGAVFDVEDHANGEMNVQIQNGLQSEAARLGYTIRAHWTAGDGDLKKFIDGCDAIFSVNVQHKPSLAQIMNSAKPVVRSGWADPLEQVDLVGGTDREAGVATGTYLYDLGHREIVFVHGDIDLRGRRERLLGLQEVVEATLGMTCYDVTWGGDTTFTQGLDRVLAEGGHPTAFFCGHDGLAITAYSDILSRGWRIPRDVSVVGFGDFSPALQVSPTLTTVKIKAQEFGRAAVRRLDTRLRHPSLKLAPMRLLIPNMLIERGSTAPLTIDWRTPI, encoded by the coding sequence ATGAGTAAAATTACCCTCCGAATCATCGCCGAACAAACCGGTCTGTCCAAGTTCGCTGTCTCCCGCGCGCTGTCCGGCAAGCCGGGCGTCAGTGAGACCACACGTGCCCGTGTGATCGAGGCAGCTACAAACCTTGGGTACAACCGCCCGACGCGCAACACCTTCATCATCGGCGCGGTTTTCGATGTCGAAGATCACGCCAACGGCGAGATGAACGTCCAGATTCAAAACGGCCTGCAAAGCGAGGCGGCGCGCCTTGGCTACACGATCCGCGCCCATTGGACCGCCGGAGACGGCGATCTCAAGAAGTTCATTGACGGCTGCGACGCCATTTTCTCAGTCAATGTGCAGCACAAACCCTCACTGGCGCAGATCATGAATAGCGCCAAACCCGTGGTGCGGTCTGGTTGGGCCGATCCGTTGGAACAAGTTGATCTCGTCGGCGGCACCGACCGCGAGGCTGGCGTTGCCACCGGCACATATCTCTATGATCTGGGCCACCGCGAGATTGTCTTTGTCCATGGCGACATCGATTTGCGCGGTCGGCGGGAACGTCTGCTGGGCCTGCAGGAAGTGGTCGAGGCGACACTTGGCATGACCTGCTATGACGTGACATGGGGTGGCGACACGACGTTTACCCAAGGGCTCGACCGGGTTCTGGCCGAGGGTGGCCATCCAACCGCTTTTTTCTGCGGTCACGACGGGCTGGCTATCACCGCCTATTCTGACATCCTGTCGCGTGGCTGGCGCATTCCGCGCGACGTTTCGGTCGTGGGTTTCGGAGATTTCAGCCCCGCCCTTCAGGTTAGCCCAACCCTGACCACTGTCAAAATAAAAGCACAGGAATTTGGCCGTGCGGCCGTGCGACGACTCGACACCCGCCTGAGACACCCCTCGCTAAAACTTGCACCGATGCGCCTATTGATCCCGAACATGCTGATCGAGCGCGGTTCAACTGCGCCCCTGACGATAGATTGGCGCACACCAATTTAG
- a CDS encoding ABC transporter substrate-binding protein, with the protein MNRIGRRSFIMSTTALVGVALSGIPAFAQEVDLPPQDARLPENPLIITPTDRPGAQGGTWNHALVGGGSLSMLIRYQGYEPLVRFTPDWSGLEANVAESYEVNADSTVYTFHLRKGHKWSDGEPYTTEDIRFWYEDIFQDPEAPSTKGQSYWQANGEVAKIEIVDETTFRVVFASPNGFFAQGLAWANQDQLTKAPAHYLKQFHIRYNPKANELAQERGFESWVALFAREHGLDEDNVHFQNSARPTLNAWKFTSAPGEDTERAIAKRNPYYHKVDTEGTQLPYFDQVVYQMVADPEVLLLKTLQGEIDMMDQYIATPANKPVLFDGKQDGDYDFYSLKETAANVMVFQLNLNHTDAVKNELYNNIEFRQALSVAINRQDLIDAVFVGQGKPAQPSINDSDPLYNERLATQFTQYDPDLANKMLDAIVPERDGDGYRLDPSGRRLSILFEIDQVRSTFIDMFELAIPMFQAVGIDAQIRTMDRSLWETRVRNGRDFDASAHQFGANGGIAAMLDPRYFVPYSTNSIYAPGWSLYFRSPDNPDAIEPPQEIKDQQQRYRDLLATGDLAAQQAKMAEILEAAADQFLVFGVSLPPNGYGVVKNDMVNTMPVMANSFGWPTPGPSRPEQFFKN; encoded by the coding sequence ATGAACAGGATTGGCAGACGTAGCTTTATTATGTCCACTACTGCCCTTGTCGGGGTCGCATTGAGCGGCATTCCGGCATTTGCACAAGAGGTTGATTTACCACCTCAAGACGCAAGATTACCCGAAAACCCACTGATTATAACACCAACGGACCGGCCGGGCGCGCAGGGTGGCACTTGGAACCACGCACTTGTTGGTGGTGGATCCTTGTCGATGCTGATCCGCTATCAGGGTTACGAGCCACTGGTGCGTTTTACTCCGGACTGGTCTGGCCTGGAGGCTAACGTTGCAGAAAGTTATGAAGTCAACGCGGATTCAACGGTCTATACCTTCCACTTGCGCAAGGGGCATAAATGGTCAGATGGCGAACCTTATACGACCGAAGACATCCGTTTTTGGTATGAAGACATTTTTCAGGACCCCGAGGCCCCATCGACCAAAGGCCAGAGTTATTGGCAGGCCAACGGCGAAGTTGCGAAAATTGAGATTGTCGATGAAACGACCTTCCGCGTTGTCTTCGCTTCGCCCAATGGTTTTTTTGCCCAGGGTCTTGCATGGGCCAACCAGGATCAGCTGACAAAAGCACCTGCCCATTACCTCAAGCAGTTTCATATAAGGTATAATCCAAAAGCCAATGAACTGGCGCAAGAGCGAGGGTTTGAAAGCTGGGTTGCGCTGTTTGCACGCGAGCACGGTCTGGATGAGGACAACGTTCATTTCCAGAACTCGGCCCGTCCGACCTTGAATGCATGGAAATTCACATCAGCACCAGGCGAAGACACCGAGCGCGCCATCGCCAAGCGCAACCCCTATTACCACAAGGTCGATACCGAAGGGACACAACTGCCCTATTTCGATCAGGTGGTTTATCAGATGGTTGCTGATCCGGAGGTTCTGCTGTTGAAGACCCTTCAGGGTGAAATCGACATGATGGACCAATACATCGCCACGCCAGCAAACAAGCCGGTGTTGTTCGACGGTAAGCAGGATGGGGACTATGATTTCTATTCCCTGAAAGAAACCGCTGCGAATGTAATGGTGTTCCAGTTGAATCTGAACCACACTGATGCGGTCAAGAACGAGCTCTACAATAACATCGAGTTCCGTCAGGCGCTATCGGTTGCCATTAACCGGCAGGATCTGATTGACGCGGTGTTCGTTGGGCAGGGCAAGCCAGCGCAGCCTTCGATCAACGACAGCGATCCGCTCTATAATGAACGGCTGGCGACGCAGTTCACGCAGTACGATCCTGATCTGGCCAACAAGATGCTTGATGCCATCGTGCCTGAGCGGGATGGGGACGGTTATCGCCTTGATCCATCGGGGCGGCGCCTGTCGATTCTGTTTGAGATTGATCAGGTGCGGTCGACGTTTATCGACATGTTCGAATTGGCAATCCCTATGTTCCAGGCCGTGGGCATTGATGCACAAATCCGCACGATGGACCGCTCTCTTTGGGAAACACGGGTGCGCAATGGTCGCGACTTTGACGCCTCGGCGCATCAATTTGGCGCTAATGGTGGCATAGCTGCGATGCTCGATCCACGGTACTTCGTACCCTACAGCACCAACTCAATCTATGCGCCGGGCTGGTCGCTTTACTTCAGATCGCCCGACAACCCGGATGCGATTGAGCCACCGCAGGAGATCAAAGATCAGCAACAGCGCTATCGCGATCTGCTGGCCACCGGTGATCTGGCGGCGCAGCAGGCCAAGATGGCCGAGATACTCGAGGCTGCTGCGGATCAATTCCTTGTCTTTGGCGTCTCACTGCCGCCGAACGGATATGGTGTGGTCAAGAATGATATGGTCAACACCATGCCAGTAATGGCCAACAGCTTTGGGTGGCCAACACCGGGGCCGTCAAGGCCGGAGCAGTTCTTCAAGAACTGA